In the Grimontia kaedaensis genome, one interval contains:
- a CDS encoding ATP-binding protein produces MAKKTSIANRFSRRLLLLLVSFLFVLVGATLVMEMLRVERQLQNKLHAEAFNTLSLLDLELKTQQRAVSRTAQSQLSINSLINIGSGQYYFHHALEDLTLYTAIEDALLFDYAGNALDEREEDVRWYSPSLVTDTLASGRGYLIFLNGSFYIIEPISYYYAVQGGIIAKINLDNLTQTALENLGHSYHLNVHQKWGFTEGNIDAPGIKVSRKPSPNMLISDFDISITLNEPYISMLGVITPWLTNFSILALIAMLPLVLITRHFGQKMATPIVELANEVKAGKYPVKTSASDEELTTLAESFNQATLEINRINELNLQEERQSGQSQLLAIVDTVMDAIITIDSKGYVATFNPAAEGLFGYRANDVIGNKINMLMPENFSREHDTYLSDYLSGKQAKIIGVGREVVAKRKNGTTFAAELSVSEMRVSGRRMFTGIIRDITSRKKADAMKSEFVATVSHELRTPLTSIRGALGLILGKFSDELPAKTQKMLSLALRNCERLTLLINDILDIEKLESGQMTYNFHRNNLYSIITRSVEDNLDYARQHKVGISFQTDTESAYINADSTRLQQVMANLLSNAIKYSNVGDTVEVSLSVQKDTYKVEITDTGSGIPSEFHEKIFQRFSQADSSDTRRVGGTGLGLAISKSIIDAHQGEINFFSTQNEGSTFFFTLPFDTSSLQSKDQQNALPLAAFQILYVGAKTSLLKDLRNQFYPSCEISGADTVSRANLALGQQPFDLVMVEYPLSESLDKLMDQLSRRKIPTVFLTRGSQDIPLSEVVIASHNIHALNIDSLKSELRLILKKTFPREAM; encoded by the coding sequence ATGGCCAAGAAAACCAGTATTGCCAATCGTTTCTCCAGGCGACTACTGCTTCTGCTGGTTTCTTTCTTGTTCGTGCTTGTCGGCGCCACACTCGTCATGGAGATGCTCCGTGTAGAACGCCAGTTACAAAACAAACTTCACGCAGAAGCCTTTAATACGTTAAGCCTGCTCGACCTTGAACTCAAAACACAACAGCGGGCAGTTTCACGCACTGCGCAAAGCCAGCTCTCCATTAACAGCCTGATAAATATCGGTAGCGGGCAATACTATTTCCACCACGCATTAGAGGATTTGACGCTCTATACCGCCATTGAAGACGCGCTATTATTTGATTATGCCGGAAACGCACTTGATGAAAGAGAAGAAGACGTCAGATGGTACAGCCCAAGCTTGGTGACCGACACCTTAGCTTCTGGCCGTGGTTATCTGATATTTCTCAATGGCAGCTTTTATATTATTGAACCTATTAGTTATTACTATGCAGTTCAGGGTGGCATCATCGCCAAAATTAATTTGGATAACCTCACCCAAACGGCACTGGAAAACCTGGGTCACAGTTATCATCTCAATGTGCACCAAAAATGGGGATTTACCGAAGGCAACATCGACGCCCCAGGTATCAAAGTGTCCAGAAAGCCTTCTCCAAACATGCTCATCAGCGACTTTGACATTTCGATTACACTTAATGAACCCTATATTTCCATGCTTGGCGTAATCACTCCCTGGCTCACCAACTTCAGTATTCTCGCCTTGATCGCCATGCTTCCTCTTGTGCTCATTACCCGCCACTTTGGACAAAAAATGGCCACGCCCATTGTCGAACTTGCCAACGAAGTGAAAGCCGGTAAATACCCTGTAAAAACGTCGGCATCTGACGAAGAGCTCACCACGCTCGCGGAATCATTCAATCAGGCAACCCTCGAAATCAATCGAATTAACGAGCTCAATCTACAGGAAGAGCGTCAGTCGGGACAAAGTCAGTTGTTGGCGATCGTCGACACCGTGATGGATGCCATTATCACCATTGATTCGAAGGGCTATGTTGCCACCTTTAACCCAGCCGCAGAAGGATTATTTGGTTACAGAGCAAATGACGTCATAGGCAATAAAATCAACATGTTAATGCCAGAAAACTTTTCGAGAGAGCATGATACTTACTTGAGTGATTACTTATCAGGGAAGCAGGCAAAAATCATCGGTGTTGGTCGCGAAGTGGTCGCTAAGCGCAAGAATGGCACCACTTTTGCGGCAGAGCTATCAGTCAGTGAAATGCGAGTATCTGGAAGGCGAATGTTTACAGGCATCATTCGTGACATTACTTCTAGGAAAAAAGCCGATGCAATGAAAAGCGAATTTGTTGCTACCGTTAGCCATGAACTTCGCACACCTCTTACTTCTATAAGAGGCGCGCTTGGGTTAATCCTCGGTAAGTTCTCGGATGAATTACCCGCCAAAACACAGAAGATGTTGTCACTAGCTCTGAGGAATTGTGAGCGACTCACCCTGCTAATCAATGACATTTTAGACATAGAAAAGCTCGAATCCGGTCAAATGACGTACAACTTTCATCGCAACAACCTTTACAGCATCATCACACGATCAGTTGAAGACAATTTGGATTACGCTCGCCAGCACAAAGTAGGGATATCATTCCAAACCGACACAGAAAGCGCCTACATCAATGCAGACTCCACACGATTACAGCAAGTTATGGCAAATTTGCTTTCTAATGCTATTAAGTATTCCAACGTTGGTGATACTGTTGAGGTCTCTTTGAGCGTTCAAAAAGACACGTACAAAGTTGAAATCACAGATACTGGATCTGGCATCCCCAGCGAGTTCCATGAAAAAATATTCCAGCGTTTTTCTCAAGCAGATAGCTCTGATACCCGACGTGTTGGCGGTACAGGCCTTGGGTTGGCCATATCCAAATCCATCATTGATGCACATCAGGGCGAAATAAACTTCTTCTCGACACAAAATGAAGGCTCAACATTTTTCTTCACCTTACCCTTTGATACAAGTTCATTGCAGTCAAAAGACCAACAGAACGCTTTACCACTGGCTGCATTCCAAATTTTATATGTTGGAGCGAAAACCAGCTTACTGAAAGATCTTCGAAATCAGTTTTACCCCTCCTGCGAGATCTCCGGAGCAGATACGGTATCGAGAGCAAACCTAGCTTTAGGCCAGCAACCATTTGACTTAGTCATGGTTGAATATCCCCTTTCTGAGTCGCTAGACAAGCTGATGGATCAGCTTAGCCGCCGAAAAATTCCAACAGTATTTCTCACTAGAGGGTCTCAGGATATTCCTCTGTCTGAAGTGGTAATTGCCAGCCATAACATTCACGCCTTGAATATCGACAGTCTTAAATCTGAACTGCGTCTTATACTTAAGAAAACATTTCCTAGAGAGGCGATGTAA
- a CDS encoding sterol desaturase family protein: MLSFIESQESVVRLLTFFSIFGVMAAAEWLFPKRVLTVSKAKRWLNNIALMMLNTAVLRAIFPLAAAGFAAWCSRQGIGLFNVFDAPLWLSVILSIVMLDGIIWFQHKLFHTVPILWRLHAVHHADIDLDVTSGARFHPVEILLSMLIKFAAIALLGVPVVAVILFEVILSGMALFNHSNVAIPLPIDRWLRKIVVTPDMHRVHHSVHRNESDSNFGFNLAIWDRLFNTYRAHPDEGHYGMTIGIKSQREERHVVWLTGLLALPFRLFKRAPEKKQQNNSL, encoded by the coding sequence GTGCTGAGTTTTATCGAATCACAGGAAAGTGTTGTCCGTCTGCTCACTTTTTTTTCCATTTTCGGGGTGATGGCAGCTGCGGAATGGCTATTTCCCAAAAGAGTGCTGACGGTCAGTAAAGCGAAACGCTGGCTGAACAATATCGCCCTGATGATGCTCAACACCGCGGTGCTCCGTGCTATTTTTCCTCTCGCAGCGGCCGGTTTCGCAGCTTGGTGTTCCCGCCAGGGGATCGGTTTGTTCAATGTGTTTGATGCACCACTTTGGCTTTCAGTGATCCTGAGCATTGTGATGCTTGATGGCATCATCTGGTTCCAGCATAAACTCTTTCACACCGTTCCTATTCTCTGGCGTTTGCATGCGGTTCACCACGCAGACATAGATTTAGATGTTACCTCAGGTGCCCGTTTCCATCCGGTTGAGATCCTTCTTTCCATGCTGATCAAATTCGCGGCTATCGCGCTTTTGGGCGTACCTGTGGTGGCCGTCATTTTGTTTGAAGTCATCCTCAGCGGTATGGCATTGTTTAATCACAGTAACGTTGCCATTCCCTTGCCGATTGACCGCTGGCTGCGAAAAATCGTGGTGACACCGGACATGCACCGTGTGCATCACTCTGTTCACCGCAACGAAAGCGATTCGAACTTCGGTTTTAATCTTGCTATCTGGGACAGGCTGTTCAACACTTACCGCGCGCACCCCGATGAAGGCCATTACGGCATGACTATTGGTATAAAAAGCCAGCGGGAAGAAAGACACGTCGTCTGGCTAACAGGCCTTCTTGCCTTGCCATTTCGATTGTTCAAACGTGCCCCTGAGAAAAAACAACAAAATAACTCTCTCTGA
- a CDS encoding spondin domain-containing protein, with protein sequence MKTLLLSMAMGAAFTAQAANVDVKITNATDGIYFTPLIVAAHSPDAYLFRTGEAASADVEAMAEGGDISGLVTLAEGVGAAVEANPAEGILDPGASTSTTLYANHGDVLSIAAMLLPSNDAFIGVDSWKIPKKKGTYVIRANGYDAGTEANDELAGSVPTPPFITFGEGGTGVDTEVANETVHIHPGNLGDTDATGGLSDFDSTKHRWLNPVAIITVTVY encoded by the coding sequence ATGAAAACCTTACTTCTCAGCATGGCAATGGGCGCAGCATTCACCGCGCAGGCCGCCAACGTCGATGTTAAAATCACCAATGCCACCGATGGCATTTATTTCACCCCACTGATCGTTGCTGCTCACAGCCCGGATGCTTATCTGTTCCGCACCGGCGAAGCAGCATCTGCAGATGTCGAAGCCATGGCAGAAGGTGGCGATATTTCTGGCCTTGTTACACTGGCTGAAGGCGTTGGCGCTGCTGTAGAGGCAAACCCGGCAGAAGGCATTCTGGACCCAGGCGCATCCACTTCCACCACGCTTTATGCAAATCATGGCGATGTGCTTTCTATCGCCGCGATGTTGCTACCTTCTAACGATGCGTTTATCGGTGTAGACAGCTGGAAAATTCCAAAGAAAAAAGGCACCTATGTCATCAGAGCTAATGGTTATGACGCGGGCACAGAAGCAAATGATGAGCTGGCAGGCAGTGTTCCGACGCCCCCTTTCATCACTTTTGGTGAAGGCGGCACAGGTGTCGATACTGAAGTCGCCAATGAAACCGTTCACATTCATCCGGGTAATCTGGGAGATACTGATGCGACGGGTGGCCTGAGCGACTTCGACAGCACCAAACACCGTTGGCTCAACCCAGTTGCCATCATCACCGTCACCGTTTATTAA
- a CDS encoding polyhydroxyalkanoate depolymerase translates to MLYQFNATYMDAIKPLNSWVKFVRDVNAAPWNPMKTSPVTRTLDASMELVERLTDCYDEPAWGLDTTVINGEKLAIQYNVIANKPFCNLLHFRRSKAQPNQPKVLFVAPLSGHFATLLRGTIDAFLPDHDVYVTDWRNARDVPLMEGEFHFDDYVDYLVEFLELLGPDTHAIAVCQPSVPLMVATALMSAEKNPAAPATVTLMGGPIDTRINPTEVNDYASGKDLEWFESNVICTVPEQYEGAGQVVYPGFVQLSGFMSMNLDTHVQKHFKFFGDLVKGDGDNAEAHRKFYNEYLAVMDLPAHYYLDTIRKVFLEHDLPNGTMTYRGKPIDLAAIKKTALLTIEGELDDITGRGQTAAALDICPKIPKSKKMHYEQKGVGHYGIFNGRRYREAIAPKIKGFIKKHA, encoded by the coding sequence ATGCTTTACCAATTCAACGCAACCTATATGGATGCCATCAAGCCTTTGAACAGTTGGGTCAAATTTGTCAGGGATGTGAATGCCGCGCCCTGGAACCCAATGAAAACCTCGCCGGTAACCCGAACGCTTGATGCCTCTATGGAGCTGGTGGAGCGTCTGACAGATTGCTACGACGAACCTGCTTGGGGGTTGGATACCACCGTCATCAACGGTGAGAAACTCGCGATTCAATACAATGTGATTGCCAATAAGCCTTTCTGTAATCTGCTGCATTTCCGCCGCAGCAAAGCGCAACCCAATCAACCTAAAGTGTTGTTTGTCGCGCCGCTTTCCGGCCATTTTGCAACGCTATTGCGCGGCACCATTGATGCCTTCCTGCCGGATCATGATGTCTACGTGACAGACTGGCGCAACGCCCGCGATGTGCCGCTCATGGAAGGAGAGTTTCATTTTGATGATTATGTGGATTATTTGGTCGAGTTCTTAGAGCTTCTGGGGCCAGACACTCATGCCATTGCAGTATGCCAGCCAAGTGTGCCCTTGATGGTAGCGACAGCGCTGATGTCTGCCGAGAAGAACCCCGCCGCGCCTGCAACCGTGACTTTGATGGGCGGACCTATCGACACCCGCATCAATCCCACTGAAGTGAACGACTACGCCAGCGGCAAGGATTTAGAGTGGTTTGAGTCCAATGTGATATGTACTGTGCCCGAGCAATACGAAGGTGCTGGACAAGTGGTGTATCCGGGGTTTGTTCAGCTTTCCGGTTTTATGTCGATGAACCTTGATACCCATGTGCAAAAGCACTTTAAGTTTTTTGGCGATCTGGTCAAAGGTGACGGCGATAACGCAGAAGCGCACCGCAAGTTCTATAACGAATATCTGGCCGTGATGGACTTGCCTGCCCATTACTACCTCGACACCATCCGTAAGGTGTTTTTGGAACATGACCTACCAAATGGCACCATGACATATCGTGGCAAACCTATCGATCTTGCTGCCATCAAAAAGACAGCACTTCTGACCATTGAAGGGGAATTGGATGACATTACCGGCCGAGGTCAAACAGCTGCCGCGCTCGACATCTGCCCCAAAATCCCTAAATCTAAGAAAATGCATTACGAACAAAAAGGCGTCGGCCATTACGGTATTTTCAATGGCCGCCGTTACCGCGAGGCAATAGCGCCGAAGATCAAAGGGTTTATTAAAAAACACGCTTAA
- a CDS encoding GGDEF domain-containing response regulator, translating into MRPSQVKKFQEQQTKFAKSVSKRTKRIKTLWNKIQTQKTSDFCELEELVMEAHKLAGTATTLGFVDLGECGRDIEVLLKPHIENQTLPIGHEDIDRLILGIDDIAKIEPKSPDDLTYGEVTLLHEQDRTKQLIYVVAEQPDDATEMVEQLQYIDYEVAMFETATELKVALDQEAPSVLIVDLIDFELLDDITKVWRKNSGIPLVVLSTTECWESRLRAAKAGAFTFFHKPVEYDDILGLLDSLWETNNAQYRVLIVEDDRTLAEHYSIVLQGAGMKTCIVDSPDHLLDELGEFHPDLVLMDLYMPKCSGVEAASVIRQHVAHTNVPIVYLSGETDLKLQMKALQVGADDFLTKPINDLHLTQAVSIRARRFRALSAMMDRDSLTGLLNHSNLKMALERELSRARRHKSPVSFVMIDIDHFKSINDKYGHPVGDKVIKGVARLLNYRFRKTDTSARYGGEEFALILPDTPADIALRLIDEFRSTFAKTPFSNGPETFTATLSAGIATFPEFDSIEGLIEVADSSLYLAKERGRNRVVTHVELGNSDDSQEKNTA; encoded by the coding sequence ATGAGACCTTCTCAAGTCAAAAAGTTTCAGGAGCAACAAACCAAGTTCGCCAAAAGCGTCTCTAAACGCACGAAGCGCATTAAAACGCTGTGGAATAAAATCCAAACGCAGAAAACCTCTGATTTTTGCGAACTGGAAGAATTGGTAATGGAAGCGCATAAACTTGCCGGCACCGCCACTACGCTGGGCTTTGTCGATCTTGGAGAATGCGGCCGTGACATTGAAGTATTACTGAAACCCCACATTGAGAACCAAACGCTGCCCATCGGTCATGAAGATATAGACCGCCTAATTTTAGGCATCGACGATATCGCCAAAATCGAACCCAAAAGCCCTGATGATTTAACATACGGTGAAGTCACACTACTTCACGAGCAAGATCGTACCAAACAACTGATATATGTGGTTGCAGAACAACCTGACGATGCCACCGAAATGGTCGAACAGCTCCAGTATATCGATTACGAAGTGGCAATGTTCGAAACAGCCACCGAACTTAAAGTCGCACTCGATCAAGAAGCACCTTCGGTACTGATTGTTGACCTCATCGACTTTGAACTCCTTGATGACATCACTAAAGTCTGGCGTAAAAACAGCGGGATACCTTTAGTTGTACTGAGCACAACAGAATGCTGGGAAAGTCGCCTGCGTGCTGCCAAAGCTGGTGCGTTTACCTTCTTCCATAAGCCTGTTGAGTATGATGATATCCTCGGTTTGCTAGATTCCCTCTGGGAGACCAACAATGCCCAATACCGGGTATTGATTGTCGAAGATGACCGAACACTTGCCGAGCACTACTCCATTGTGCTTCAAGGCGCAGGAATGAAAACCTGCATAGTAGACAGCCCAGATCATTTGCTCGATGAACTGGGTGAATTTCACCCTGATCTAGTGCTGATGGATCTGTATATGCCGAAGTGCTCAGGTGTTGAAGCGGCCAGCGTGATACGCCAACATGTTGCGCACACCAATGTGCCTATCGTCTACCTTTCCGGTGAAACCGATCTTAAGCTTCAAATGAAAGCGCTACAGGTCGGCGCGGATGATTTTCTGACTAAGCCCATTAACGACTTACACCTGACACAGGCCGTCTCCATTCGTGCCCGCCGTTTTCGTGCGCTAAGCGCCATGATGGACAGAGACAGCCTAACCGGATTACTCAATCACTCTAACCTGAAAATGGCGCTGGAACGTGAGCTTTCGCGCGCCAGACGCCATAAGTCTCCCGTCAGTTTTGTGATGATTGATATCGACCACTTCAAATCCATCAACGACAAGTACGGTCACCCTGTCGGTGACAAGGTCATCAAAGGTGTCGCGCGCTTACTCAATTACCGCTTCCGCAAAACTGATACCAGCGCCCGCTATGGTGGTGAAGAATTCGCATTGATCCTGCCCGATACGCCCGCAGATATCGCGCTTAGGCTGATTGATGAATTCCGCAGTACGTTCGCCAAAACGCCGTTTTCAAACGGCCCCGAAACATTCACTGCCACCTTGAGTGCAGGCATCGCGACATTTCCCGAGTTTGATTCTATTGAGGGTCTTATCGAAGTGGCCGACTCGTCACTCTATCTGGCAAAAGAGCGGGGAAGAAACCGTGTAGTGACCCATGTTGAGCTAGGGAACAGTGATGACTCTCAGGAAAAAAACACCGCATAA
- a CDS encoding spondin domain-containing protein, with translation MYRFALIGAAALALAGCPLQKEYTVTVENLTDAQPMSPVTLLTHSKTNTLFEVGQPVSVALEKLAEGGDNSDVLAYEELRHVEDALSGASPLPPGASESFNLQLNRKKTRYLSIASMLVNTNDAIVAESDIDLRKLRPGQSITITLPVWDAGTEANSESQGTIPGPAAGGEGFNAARDDVDRLRIHPGVLSADDGLDDSALNYRHRFLNPGAKVTIKRVW, from the coding sequence ATGTATCGCTTTGCTCTCATTGGCGCAGCAGCGCTGGCACTGGCTGGGTGTCCCCTGCAAAAGGAATACACGGTCACCGTAGAAAACCTGACGGATGCGCAACCTATGTCTCCGGTCACGCTGCTAACCCACAGCAAAACCAACACGCTGTTTGAGGTTGGCCAACCGGTTTCTGTCGCGCTGGAAAAACTGGCGGAAGGTGGTGATAACAGCGATGTTCTTGCTTATGAAGAACTTCGCCACGTGGAAGATGCCCTCTCTGGTGCATCGCCGCTACCTCCAGGCGCATCAGAAAGCTTCAATTTGCAGCTGAATCGCAAGAAGACACGTTACCTTTCGATAGCATCTATGCTGGTCAATACCAACGATGCGATCGTCGCAGAGTCTGATATCGACCTTCGTAAACTGCGTCCGGGTCAAAGCATCACCATCACATTGCCAGTATGGGATGCCGGCACTGAAGCTAACTCTGAAAGCCAAGGTACAATTCCTGGTCCAGCAGCAGGAGGGGAAGGCTTTAACGCTGCGCGTGATGATGTAGACCGCCTTCGCATTCACCCTGGCGTGCTATCTGCTGATGACGGATTGGATGACTCAGCACTGAATTATCGACACCGCTTCCTCAACCCAGGCGCGAAAGTCACCATCAAACGCGTTTGGTAG
- a CDS encoding PTS sugar transporter subunit IIA, translating into MLSTLLSEHRIAVVDSVSDWKDAIHQVCAPLVKSGDIEPDYQSAIIDTTESLGPYYVLAPMIAMPHARPEQGVNNNALSLLVVRNGVEFHSEENDPVKLLLLLAVKDSDQHIERLMSFGNMPVSFEQTHIPVAVCDGFEFNQIEHSKYGYMEQMTGKKVLTREQDISAFNLRDSELAELLNVDEGQAMIELREVVSFDDGTPFEYTIATINSDLFNIHQVTLR; encoded by the coding sequence ATGCTTTCAACCTTACTCTCCGAGCACCGCATCGCGGTGGTAGATTCCGTCTCTGACTGGAAAGACGCCATTCATCAGGTGTGCGCACCTTTGGTGAAATCTGGCGATATCGAGCCTGATTACCAGTCCGCCATTATCGACACCACAGAGTCGCTTGGCCCTTATTACGTGCTGGCACCAATGATTGCCATGCCGCATGCCCGCCCGGAACAGGGCGTGAACAATAACGCGCTTTCCCTGCTCGTCGTCCGAAATGGCGTCGAGTTCCACAGTGAAGAAAACGACCCGGTGAAACTGCTGCTTCTGTTGGCTGTAAAAGACAGCGATCAGCATATCGAGCGTTTGATGAGCTTTGGCAACATGCCAGTGTCTTTTGAGCAAACCCATATCCCAGTCGCGGTTTGCGATGGCTTTGAATTCAACCAGATTGAACACTCAAAATACGGCTACATGGAGCAGATGACAGGCAAGAAAGTACTGACCCGCGAACAAGATATTTCCGCCTTTAATCTGCGGGATTCAGAGCTGGCAGAGCTTCTCAATGTTGATGAAGGACAGGCCATGATCGAGCTTCGCGAAGTGGTCTCTTTTGATGATGGCACGCCCTTCGAATATACCATCGCCACGATTAACAGTGATTTATTTAATATTCATCAAGTTACCCTCCGTTAG
- a CDS encoding response regulator: MGKPITVLYVEDDEDIRDVAELALEGDDFILLTCECGDVALEKAALSSPDLLLLDVMMPDMDGPTTLRHLRELPHLERTPAIFMTAKVQPSEIKSYHECGAIGVISKPFDPMLLADEIKKIMERRSV; the protein is encoded by the coding sequence ATGGGTAAGCCAATTACTGTGCTTTACGTTGAAGATGATGAGGACATTCGTGATGTGGCGGAACTCGCATTAGAAGGTGACGACTTTATCCTTCTGACATGCGAATGTGGCGATGTCGCTTTGGAAAAGGCCGCGTTATCAAGCCCAGATCTTCTTTTGTTAGATGTCATGATGCCCGATATGGATGGCCCTACGACGCTCAGACATCTCAGGGAACTGCCACATTTGGAGAGGACACCAGCCATTTTTATGACCGCTAAAGTTCAACCCTCGGAAATCAAGTCCTATCACGAGTGTGGAGCTATAGGCGTTATCAGTAAACCGTTTGACCCAATGCTACTTGCAGACGAAATCAAAAAAATAATGGAAAGGCGCAGTGTATGA
- the dctP gene encoding TRAP transporter substrate-binding protein DctP: MRYIFTLTALLMLLNGCDSRELSESEKLGETQTLALNLAVSGHEGSASSEAALYFASLIKERTKGQITVSTASKAPHTSERELVASVQKGEVDFAVITSSKLSYLSPALELFDLPFFFTEHDQIRQVYKSPAGRQLLNNLNKNDIVGLAFWDGGFKHLVTTFPLDNASQFKKRRFRVTESATIRQQFSAWGSLAIPVSEEMVTLAFSNGDLDGEELTLGQLSARRITGQSLYLTRHGHQTQLLIMSEHTKKKLSPAHLDLIESAANVATAFQYEIALRKDSIALANLNEESITQSPPSSLLAWMKQTSSGVLEKSRMHIGTSYIEQVLQGKENWKQPHPDKLIVGLDADMIGSAAISGLSIRRGIELALDEINRKGGILGKEVKLIVRNNSMVPSRGLDNIEVFSKLPNLIAVFGGISSPVVLAELDLLHERKILMLAPWAAATPIVNNGNDPNFVFRVSVRDEYAAQFLLEGALDVTDNIGLLLVNNGWGRSNFEGLTKQMEQRSLVPAHIEWFDWGEKNMENKVRNLIEKGAEAVIFVGNAVEGEKFVTHLATHPTPPVVFSHWGITGSEFAKRSEEALKAVDLRVLQTFTFIENSTPAARALVQRYHQRYGTNHESDIQAPSGTAHAYDLMHMLAIAAEKAGTADMSAIQKELTKLEHYDGLMKPYRSPFSDGKQDALTAKDYLFSFYKDGALYPLEHDQ; the protein is encoded by the coding sequence ATGAGATACATCTTCACACTTACCGCGTTGTTGATGTTATTGAATGGCTGCGACAGCCGTGAGCTCTCTGAAAGTGAAAAGTTGGGGGAAACACAAACACTGGCCTTAAATCTCGCTGTCTCTGGCCATGAAGGCAGTGCTAGCTCTGAAGCGGCGCTTTACTTTGCCTCCCTGATTAAGGAAAGAACGAAAGGTCAGATAACGGTTTCAACAGCCAGTAAAGCCCCCCATACCAGTGAAAGAGAACTTGTTGCCTCTGTACAAAAAGGTGAAGTAGATTTTGCGGTGATCACCAGCTCAAAGCTGTCGTATCTCTCCCCTGCGCTTGAGCTGTTTGATTTACCTTTTTTCTTCACAGAACATGACCAAATTAGGCAGGTTTACAAGAGCCCCGCAGGTCGACAGTTACTCAATAACCTTAATAAGAATGATATTGTCGGGTTGGCGTTTTGGGATGGCGGATTTAAGCACCTTGTCACTACATTCCCATTGGATAACGCATCACAATTTAAAAAGCGCCGATTTCGCGTCACTGAAAGTGCCACGATTCGTCAGCAATTCTCCGCCTGGGGCAGCCTCGCCATTCCCGTATCGGAAGAGATGGTCACATTGGCTTTCTCAAATGGAGATCTAGATGGTGAGGAACTGACACTCGGCCAACTTTCTGCAAGGCGAATCACTGGGCAAAGCCTTTATCTGACGCGACATGGTCACCAAACCCAATTGTTGATCATGTCTGAACACACCAAAAAGAAGCTATCACCTGCCCATCTTGACCTGATTGAAAGCGCCGCCAACGTTGCCACTGCCTTCCAATATGAAATCGCGCTGCGGAAAGACAGCATAGCACTGGCTAATTTGAATGAAGAAAGCATTACGCAGAGTCCCCCTAGTTCTTTGCTCGCTTGGATGAAGCAAACCTCTTCAGGTGTTTTAGAGAAAAGTCGAATGCATATCGGCACGTCTTATATCGAGCAAGTACTTCAAGGAAAGGAGAACTGGAAGCAGCCCCACCCAGATAAACTCATTGTTGGATTAGACGCTGATATGATCGGAAGTGCTGCTATTTCAGGGCTATCCATTCGCCGCGGTATCGAACTGGCTCTGGATGAAATCAACCGAAAAGGTGGGATCTTAGGCAAAGAGGTAAAATTGATCGTCCGGAACAACTCCATGGTGCCTTCCAGGGGGTTGGATAACATTGAAGTTTTTTCAAAGTTGCCGAACCTGATTGCCGTATTCGGTGGTATTAGCAGTCCAGTGGTTCTGGCAGAGCTTGATTTGCTCCATGAGCGGAAGATCTTGATGCTCGCCCCTTGGGCTGCGGCCACTCCCATAGTCAACAACGGTAACGACCCAAATTTTGTCTTTCGGGTCTCAGTCAGGGATGAGTATGCCGCTCAGTTTCTGCTTGAAGGCGCTCTGGATGTTACTGACAACATTGGGTTACTGCTCGTAAATAACGGCTGGGGAAGAAGTAACTTCGAAGGCTTAACGAAACAGATGGAGCAGCGTTCACTCGTCCCCGCTCACATTGAATGGTTTGATTGGGGCGAGAAAAACATGGAAAACAAGGTCCGTAACCTCATAGAGAAAGGCGCTGAAGCTGTCATTTTTGTCGGTAACGCGGTAGAGGGTGAAAAATTCGTCACTCACTTAGCCACACACCCTACACCACCCGTTGTTTTTTCTCATTGGGGCATTACAGGTTCAGAATTCGCCAAGCGCTCTGAGGAAGCACTGAAAGCTGTTGACCTACGTGTACTTCAAACTTTCACCTTCATAGAAAACAGTACACCTGCTGCCAGAGCCTTGGTTCAACGCTATCACCAACGCTATGGCACCAACCATGAGTCTGATATTCAAGCACCATCTGGCACGGCGCATGCCTACGACCTAATGCATATGTTGGCAATTGCCGCAGAGAAAGCGGGCACTGCCGACATGTCAGCAATTCAAAAAGAGCTGACCAAGCTGGAGCATTACGATGGACTGATGAAACCATACCGCTCTCCTTTCAGTGATGGAAAGCAAGATGCACTGACTGCAAAAGATTACCTTTTCTCATTTTATAAGGATGGGGCCCTTTACCCCCTGGAGCATGACCAGTGA